TCGATCCGCAGCAGTTTCAACAGCAATTGAGCAAGATATCTCTGCTGACCCTCCACCATACACAATTGAGTTATTGCGGATAAGATTCCTTGCCACacaaagagcatcatgaagaCTGCGCTTGGTctcctcaaccatcattttgTTTCCTGTACAGCAGCAGTTAGTTTTGTCACAGAAACTAAAAATAGAAAATATCATCAAGCATAGGTGACTACTGAAATGAGTTGAGTGTATGATCTCAGTAAGAACTGGAAAGGTTTGTTGTCCTCTAACAAATGAATTGCCTATAATATGTTTCACAGCACAAATTTAAACAATCTGGATTCCTGATGTAGGATTAGCACCAACAGACAACAGTTATTTGAGACAATCCTTGGTAGGACAGTTCAATCAGAATAGTGATATAACTATATAGCATCCACTCTGAGAAAAAGATATAATCATGCCCCCTTAATTCAGTACAAACTGTGGAGTGCCCAAATCATATGAAATATTGATGTCTTATGAAGGAGGTAGACACATGTAATGGTATATGAAAAAGAATGAAAGGAGGTAAGAACATCAAAACATACCACCACGAATGAAAATAGTAACAGCTCTGGAATTGGCACACTGCTCAATGTAAAGCATCCGGTCCTTGGTTGTTCCAAATGACTTCTCTCTGACTAATCCAGCCTATTGAAGCAGAGTATTGAAAAAAATATTTAACATATAACTACTCGAAATACAATAAAGATGGCTGCAGAGTTTTTTCGTACTGTAGAAGTGAACCGGTCATTCAAATGGTGTACTCATAACAGCAAGGCTAAACTAAACAGCTAAGCTACCAAGAGTGCCATAATAGTTGACCACATTAAGATTAATAAATATTCGACTTATTGGCCAGTGATAAATCAAATGCCCTTCACAACTTGCATAAAACACTTAAAGGCAGCACATATCCTAAAATTTCAGCAATAAAACAATATATCTTTACCATCAAATTAATGAAATTGCTAATTATACCTCCTGCCAGAAACAGTAAAACAGTTGCTTTTATGAAGGAAAATATCAATGCAGTCCCTGTCTCCACATATGATTTACCCACTTCCAGGTTCATGTGCAAAGGGCACTAAAATTGTGTAATTGAACACCGAATCCCTAACCCATGGATATTCCTTATTACTGAAATAAAAATATGTGCAGATGATTGATACCTTCCCGAGCTTTTCAGGACTCAGCTCTTCGAATCTTGGAACAATCCGGCCTCCTGCAGTCAGTTTTCAAATGTTAGTACTGTTGGCACAAGTCATCATAGTCACATAAGAGTGAGATATAGGAGCACGTGGACCTGTAGCAATGGCAATCAATTCCAATTCAACACCACCAACCCATCTGACAGCTGGCAGATTTCTATGCATCAAAAGATGATTGGCTTCATCGTCAAAACCCCATTGACAAATAACCAGGGTCGCACCAGCATCCTACAGAAAATAATATGTGAATAGTTTCTGAGCAAAGCAAACACACCAAATGAAACAAATACTTCAGACATGCATAATAACTACATTGATAATTGCAAGAGGAAATATTTCAAAATTTATTATAACACTTACAACAAAACCATGGGAAAGAAATGAAAACTAAGCAAAGGAACAAAATAAATTATATAATTGAAGGATATGAAAAATATGCATGCACAAAATATTAACATTCAGATATTAAAACCAAGGATAATCCATACTACAAAATAGTCTAATGTTTACCTTGCACTTTTGAACCATTTCATCAAAGTACTTCTGCTCTTGCTCGCGCAGGGTCTGGAATTTCTCTACAGTGTCAATGTCAACCTTATGCTTTGTCTTAGGCTTCGGGGGCTCAAATGGGCAAGTCAGGATGGCTATCTTAGCATCCTCAATTCTCTTTGGCATTTGTGGGTGACTCATATCTTTGTCGACAACAATTCCATATATGAGCTCCGTGTCCTCCAGCTTTCCACCAACCTTGCCTTCtactttaattaaatccaaGTTAACATCTTTCCTCTCCAAATCAGCAACTGCAAGGACTGCTTTGACAGCAATCTCTGCCAATGCCCGCTTGCAGCGGTTAACACTGTAGAATAAGAGGAATGGATACCATCAGATCTTATGTTCTGTTTTTGAATCTAGAGACAGGGACATTGCTCTAAAGACTAAAGCAGTATATTTTCTGGTAGATGAACAATCTAGAGAAATTTCATACGAGGAGCAGAACTACAGAATTGATAATGTTGTAAAACAAAAGGAGAAAGAAGcgttcctttttttttcattATAGACCATAAAAATTGAGGGATTGGGAGCAAAATACATATCCTACAGAATGTGTTACTATGCATATGAATCAATGAATTCTAGGATGTGGGAACCAATGTTCTATTATCCTATTTCTGGTAGGTCAACACAGATAAAAGAGGACACCAGAAAAAAGGTTTTAtgtcacatctttggatgccgAAAGTTTTTTATTTCAAGCAGAAACAAGTTAAAATTCAGGTTCCCCTGAGAACCTATTCAGATGCACAAATTACTGGATGAGCCTACTAAGCAATACCAATATGGCCATAATTAAGACAAGTTTTGTCTCATAAGGTTGACTGATTGAACAGAATGTCCCATATTCATTCTGAGTTTCTGACTTACATCTTTGATGACAGTGTCGTCATGCAGGTCTGAACCAGGGGCTCTATATTGTCTGCACTGAACTCAAACTTTTGGGAGATGCGCTCAAGGTGATCAAAAGCTATCCTTGACGCCATCTCATAACCTTCAGCGACCCTTATTGGGTGAATGCCACGTTCCAGAAGTTTCTCAGCCTGCTCTAGGAGAGCCCCTGCCATGACAACTACCCCAGTGGTACCATCCCCGATTTCATAGTCTTGACTGCGGGACAACTCCACCATCAGCTTCGCGATCTGGTTGTCAACATCCATCTGTTCCAGGATCGTCGCGCCATCATTTGCTGGCAATTTACAAGGCAGCAATTTCAGTGAACAGAGTAACAGAAGAACCAATGAACAGCAAGATGGCTTAATTGTATAACTGCAACTCGAACTTCCAGAGCATGAAACTAGACCTTCAAATAAACACACCACGTCCAAACGATCCATG
The genomic region above belongs to Panicum hallii strain FIL2 chromosome 4, PHallii_v3.1, whole genome shotgun sequence and contains:
- the LOC112889452 gene encoding T-complex protein 1 subunit epsilon-like; the encoded protein is MALAFDEFGRPFIILREQEKKTRLRGLDAQKANIAAGKAVARILRTSLGPKGMDKMLQSPDGDVTITNDGATILEQMDVDNQIAKLMVELSRSQDYEIGDGTTGVVVMAGALLEQAEKLLERGIHPIRVAEGYEMASRIAFDHLERISQKFEFSADNIEPLVQTCMTTLSSKIVNRCKRALAEIAVKAVLAVADLERKDVNLDLIKVEGKVGGKLEDTELIYGIVVDKDMSHPQMPKRIEDAKIAILTCPFEPPKPKTKHKVDIDTVEKFQTLREQEQKYFDEMVQKCKDAGATLVICQWGFDDEANHLLMHRNLPAVRWVGGVELELIAIATGGRIVPRFEELSPEKLGKAGLVREKSFGTTKDRMLYIEQCANSRAVTIFIRGGNKMMVEETKRSLHDALCVARNLIRNNSIVYGGGSAEISCSIAVETAADRHPGVEQYAIRSFADALDAVPLALAENSGLLPIDTLTAVKAQQVKESNPHCGIDCNDVGTNDMKEQNVFETLIGKQQQILLATQVVKMILKIDDVISPAEY